A region from the Triticum urartu cultivar G1812 chromosome 1, Tu2.1, whole genome shotgun sequence genome encodes:
- the LOC125512619 gene encoding probable protein phosphatase 2C 72, whose protein sequence is MLASAMDYLRSCWGPTSSPDGRPRKGVDAAGRQDGLLWYKDAGQLVAGEFSMAVVQANNLLEDHSQVESGSLSTTDPDLQGTFVGVYDGHGGPETARYINDHMFNHLKVYASEQKCMSVEVIRKAFRATEEGFLSLVSNQWSVRPQLAAVGSCCLVGVICAGTLYVANVGDSRAILGRLVKGTGEVVAMQLSAEHNASFEEVRREMQAMHPDDPHIVILKHNVWRVKGIIQITRSIGDVYLKRPEFNREPLHSKFRLPETFRRPLLSSEPAITVHQIQLTDQFIIFASDGLWEHLSNQKAVELVHSSPRNGIARKLVKAAMQEAAKKREMRYSDLKKIDRGVRRHFHDDITVVVVFFDSNAIAMDAWSRPTVSLRGGGVALPVNSLAPFSGS, encoded by the exons ATGCTAGCGTCTGCGATGGATTACCTGAGATCTTGCTGGGGTCCGACGTCGTCGCCGGACGGGCGCCCTCGCAAGGGGGTGGATGCGGCCGGCCGGCAGGACGGGCTCCTGTGGTACAAGGACGCAGGgcagctcgtcgccggcgagttCTCGATGGCCGTGGTCCAGGCCAATAACCTGCTGGAGGACCACAGTCAGGTAGAATCTGGGTCGCTGAGCACCACGGATCCCGACCTGCAGGGCACCTTCGTCGGCGTCtatgatggccatggtggaccGGAGACGGCACGCTACATCAATGACCACATGTTCAACCATCTGAAGG TATATGCATCTGAGCAGAAGTGCATGTCAGTGGAAGTAATTCGGAAGGCTTTCCGAGCGACCGAGGAGGGATTTCTCTCTCTGGTCAGTAATCAATGGTCGGTGAGGCCGCAATTAGCGGCGGTAGGCTCTTGCTGTCTAGTTGGTGTGATTTGTGCTGGAACTCTCTATGTTGCAAATGTTGGGGACTCCCGTGCTATTCTGGGGAGACTTGTCAAGGGAACTGGAGAGGTTGTGGCTATGCAGCTCTCAGCAGAACATAATGCATCCTTTGAGGAGGTTAGGCGAGAGATGCAGGCAATGCATCCTGATGATCCCCACATTGTGATCCTGAAGCACAATGTTTGGCGTGTGAAGGGTATTATTCAG ATAACAAGGTCCATTGGAGATGTGTATCTGAAGAGACCAGAATTCAACAGAGAACCTTTGCATAGCAAGTTTCGGCTTCCAGAAACTTTCCGGAGACCGCTTCTTAGTTCTGAGCCAGCAATTACTGTACACCAAATACAGTTAACTGATCAGTTCATCATTTTTGCATCTGATGGACTCTGGGAGCATCTTAGTAACCAAAAAGCTGTTGAGCTAGTCCACAGTAGTCCTCGTAAT GGGATTGCTCGAAAGCTAGTGAAGGCTGCAATGCAGGAAGCAGCAAAGAAGAGGGAGATGCGGTATTCAGATCTCAAGAAAATTGACCGTGGAGTGAGGCGCCACTTTCATGATGATATAACGGTCGTTGTGGTATTTTTCGATTCGAATGCCATAGCCATGGATGCCTGGAGCCGTCCCACAGTTTCTCTGCGAGGTGGCGGCGTTGCCCTCCCAGTAAATTCCCTTGCTCCATTCTCAGGTTCCTAG
- the LOC125512613 gene encoding putative magnesium transporter MRS2-G — MGRRSGGRKLPFFSAASTSSSTKRTRSARRLPSLPKPSSPPPPSPTTPPPAPQTTTSPPAPSPGGGAALAAKVGKKKAGSRLWMRLDRWGSSEILELDKASIIRRAGVPPRDLRILGPVFSHSSSILAREKAMVINLEFIRAIVTAEEVLLLDPLMQEVLPFVDQLRQHLPLRSLVGGNGEHGGDGNGVKQDGSPGDQVPCLNEATGAEHELPFEFQVLEVGLEAVCSTLDSSVADLERRAIPVLDELTKNVSTKNLERVRSLKSDLTRLLARVQKVRDEIEHLLDDNEDMAHLYLTRKQAQNQQVEAIMTSAASNSIVPAGASLPRLNSSFRRSVSIATSIYLDNDVEDLEMLLEAYFMQLDGIRNRILSVREYIDDTEDYVNIQLDNQRNELIQLQLTLTIASFGIAVNTFIAGAFAMNIPCHFYDTDGSFFWPFVGGTSSGCFVISVVLLGYAWWKKLLGP, encoded by the exons atggGGAGGCGATCCGGAGGCAGGAAGCTGCCCTTCTTCTCCGCCGCCTCCACCTCGTCCTCCACCAAGCGCACCCGCTCCGCGCGCCGCCTCCCTTCCCTGCCCaagcccagctcgccgcctcccCCCTCCCCGACCACTCCGCCCCCCGCGCCGCAGACCACCACGTCTCCGCCTGCCCCCTCTCCCGGGGGTGGTGCCGCCCTGGCCGCCAAGGTCGGCAAGAAGAAGGCCGGCTCCCGCTTGTGGATGCGGCTGGACCGGTGGGGCTCCTCTGAGATCCTGGAGCTCGACAAGGCCTCCATCATCCGCCGCGCGGGCGTGCCCCCGCGCGACCTCCGCATCCTCGGCCCCGTCTTCTCCCACTCCTCAAGCATCCTCG CTAGAGAGAAGGCGATGGTCATCAACCTAGAATTCATCAGGGCGATTGTTACTGCGGAGGAGGTCCTCCTATTGGACCCTCTGATGCAGGAGGTGCTCCCTTTCGTCGACCAATTGAGGCAGCATCTCCCTCTGAGGAGCCTGGTGGGTGGGAATGGTGAACACGGCGGTGATGGCAATGGGGTCAAGCAGGATGGTTCGCCCGGGGATCAGGTGCCCTGTCTTAATGAGGCCACCGGGGCAGAGCATGAGTTGCCATTCGAGTTCCAGGTGCTGGAGGTCGGGCTTGAGGCCGTGTGCTCCACGTTGGACTCCAGCGTGGCTGATCTTGAGAGGCGTGCTATTCCCGTGCTTGATGAGCTCACCAAGAATGTCAGCACTAAGAACTTGGAGCGTGTGCGGAGCCTCAAGAGTGACCTTACCCGTTTGCTTGCCCGCGTTCAGAAG GTCAGGGATGAGATAGAACATCTTCTAGATGATAATGAAGACATGGCACATCTTTATCTTACAAGGAAGCAAGCACAGAATCAGCAGGTTGAGGCTATAATGACGTCTGCTGCTTCCAATAGCATTGTTCCCGCAGGAGCAAGTCTGCCGAGGCTGAACTCCAGTTTTCGGCGCAGTGTGAGCATTGCtaccagtatatatttggataaCGATGTGGAAGACCTAGAGATGTTGCTTGAGGCCTACTTCATGCAACTGGATGGAATTCGCAACAGAATTTTATCG GTCCGAGAGTATATTGATGACACAGAAGACTACGTCAACATTCAACTCGACAACCAGCGAAATGAACTGATCCAACTTCAGCTTACGCTGACCATCGCGTCTTTCGGCATAGCCGTCAATACCTTCATAGCTGGGGCATTTGCGATGAACATTCCATGCCATTTTTATGACACAGATGGCAGCTTCTTTTGGCCATTTGTCGGAGGTACATCGTCAGGCTGCTTTGTGATCTCCGTTGTTTTGTTAGGGTACGCCTGGTGGAAGAAGTTGCTCGGTCCCTGA